One Solanum pennellii chromosome 9, SPENNV200 DNA segment encodes these proteins:
- the LOC107031738 gene encoding histone H2A-like, which produces MEKKGAGGRKGGGPKKKSVTRSVKAGLQFPVGRIGRYLKKGRYSERVGSGAPVYLAAVLEYLAAEVLELAGNAARDNKKNRIIPRHVLLAVRNDEELGKLLSGVTIAHGGVLPNINPILLPKKSDKVGKEPAKSPSKATKSPRKA; this is translated from the exons ATGGAGAAGAAGGGTGCCGGAGGAAGAAAAGGTGGTGGTCCAAAGAAGAAGTCAGTTACAAGATCTGTTAAGGCTGGATTACAGTTTCCGGTGGGTAGAATTGGTAGGTATTTGAAAAAGGGTCGTTATTCTGAACGAGTTGGAAGTGGTGCACCTGTTTATCTTGCTGCTGTGCTTGAGTACCTTGCTGCTGAG GTTTTGGAATTGGCTGGAAATGCAGCGAGAGATAACAAGAAGAACAGAATAATACCAAGGCATGTTTTGTTAGCTGTGAGGAATGATGAAGAACTTGGAAAGCTTCTATCTGGTGTAACCATTGCTCATGGAGGTGTTCTTCCTAACATCAATCCAATTCTTCTGCCTAAGAAATCTGATAAAGTTGGAAAAGAACCTGCTAAATCACCATCTAAGGCTACCAAATCGCCACGAAAGGCTTAA
- the LOC107031144 gene encoding uncharacterized protein LOC107031144 has protein sequence MAVCSANYKCDSESLSCFCESSKETLGCASCNPGGPFVSDLGYHFTESLSIKDGEDLIYKEHSNTLEEDGSEDMHANDADTGSTDSEKCLIKSSEFPGSSISTPPAELVHERKEQEADSKSTDLPYSRSISSPTALKLVSAIKGSREKQGKPPKKLSVTWAPDVYDPIPTAASHVPIKGQRHRSDHRKNGKNKQKSNGKSSRGSKGKDKKQGRKHGGSTRRSYYPLEDKDIMTCNSFHCLEDEITAHSSGLQAGAMDYDIGSPPDSFCGSSFRKKSVTELHFPVAKAS, from the exons ATGGCCGTTTGTTCTGCTAATTACAAGTGTGACTCTGAAAGTTTAAGTTGCTTTTGTGAGTCATCAAAGGAGACTCTTGGTTGCGCTTCTTGCAATCCAGGAGGTCCTTTTGTTAGTGATCTTGGGTACCATTTCACTGAATCTCTGAGTATTAAGGATGGTGAAGACTTGATTTACAAGGAACATTCCAACACATTGGAGGAAGATGGAAGTGAAGATATGCATGCAAATGATGCTGACACTGGCAGTACGGACTCAGAAAAATGCTTGATCAAGTCCTCAGAATTTCCAGGCTCTTCTATTAGCACTCCCCCTGCTGAGTTGGTTCATGAGAGGAAGGAGCAGGAGGCTGATTCTAAATCAACTGACTTGCCTTATTCACGTTCCATATCTTCACCT ACAGCTTTGAAGCTTGTATCTGCCATTAAAGGTAGCCGTGAGAAACAAGGCAAGCCACCCAAGAAGCTGTCTGTGACATGGGCTCCCGATGTGTATGACCCTATCCCGACAGCAGCTTCGCACGTGCCAATCAAGGGGCAACGCCACAGGAGTGACCACAGGAAGAATGGAAAGAACAAGCAGAAAAGTAATGGCAAATCTTCACGTGGAAGCAAAGGTAAAGACAAGAAACAAGGTCGCAAACATGGTGGAAGTACCAGGAGGAGTTATTATCCTCTAGAGGATAAGGACATAATGACTTGTAATAGCTTTCACTGTCTGGAGGATGAAATTACTGCTCATTCTAGTGGGCTGCAGGCTGGTGCCATGGATTATGATATTGGCAGCCCCCCGGATTCATTCTGCGGTAGCAGTTTCCGAAAGAAATCTGTCACAGAGTTGCATTTCCCAGTTGCAAAGGCTTCATGA